One stretch of Ananas comosus cultivar F153 linkage group 6, ASM154086v1, whole genome shotgun sequence DNA includes these proteins:
- the LOC109711910 gene encoding ATP-dependent RNA helicase SUV3L, mitochondrial, translated as MDSADLTRPHTWFPFARAMRRRIVYHCGPTNSGKTYNALQRFMEARNGVYCSPLRLLAMEVFDKVNALGVYCSLHTGQEKKNVPFANHVACTIEMVSTDELYEVAVVDEVQMMADPTRGYAWTRALLGLKADEIHLCGDPSVLKIVRKICKDTGDELEVNRYDRFKPLVVEAKTLLGDLKNVRSGDCIVAFSRKEIFEVKLAIEKFTKHKCCVIYGALPPETRRQQANLFNDQDNEYDVLVASDAVGMGLNLNIRRVVFYTLSKYNGDKMVLVPASQVKQIAGRAGRRGSIYPDGLVTTFLLDDLEYLIQCLQQPFQEVTKVGLFPFFEQVELFAGQFANLTFCELLDKFRDNCRLDGSYFLCHHESVKKVANMLEKVQGLSLEDRFNFCFAPVNIRDPKAMYHLLRFASHYSQNRPVSIAMGMPKHSARNDAELLDLETKHQVLSMYLWLSHHFKEDNFPYVEKAETMATNIADLLGKSLARACWKPESRSQGRPRAEEVADDHEENDHEEVKPVAKDGYERPRSLMKVFQTKRQDQPGQNHSPVNFVA; from the exons ATGGACTCCGCCGACCTCACGCGGCCCCACACTTGGTTCCCCTTCGCCCGCGCGATGCGTCGCCGCATCGTCTACCACTGCGGCCCCACCAACAGTGGCAAGACCTACAACGCGCTCCAGCGCTTCATGGAGGCCAGGAACGGCGTCTACTGCAGCCCGCTCCGCCTCCTCGCCATGGAGGTGTTCGACAAGGTCAATGCGCTCGGCGTCTACTGCAGCCTCCACACCGGGCAGGAGAAGAAGAACGTGCCTTTCGCCAACCACGTGGCGTGCACCATCGAGATGGTCTCCACCGACGAGCTCTACGAGGTCGCCGTCGTAGACGAGGTCCAGATGATGGCCGACCCGACCCGCGGGTACGCCTGGACCCGAgccctgctcggcctcaaggcCGACGAGATCCATCTCTGCGGCGACCCCAGTGTCCTCAAAATAGTTAGGAAGATATGTAAAGACACCGGCGATGAATTGGAAGTGAACCGCTACGATCGCTTCAAGCCGCTCGTAGTCGAAGCAAAAACCCTCTTGGGGGATTTAAAGAACGTCCGGTCCGGTGACTGCATTGTCGCCTTCTCAAGAAAGGAGATATTTGAAGTGAAATTGGCAATCGAGAAGTTCACCAAGCACAAGTGCTGCGTTATTTATGGTGCATTGCCTCCGGAGACGAGGCGGCAGCAGGCGAACTTGTTTAATGATCAGGACAATGAGTACGATGTCCTTGTTGCCAGTGATGCGGTCGGGATGGGCTTGAATCTTAATATCAGAAGGGTGGTGTTCTATACCCTTTCAAAGTATAATGGTGATAAGATGGTGCTGGTTCCCGCCTCCCAGGTGAAGCAGATCGCGGGCCGGGCTGGGCGGAGGGGTAGCATATACCCCGATGGGCTAGTGACCACTTTTCTTTTAGATGATTTGGAGTATCTGATTCAGTGCTTGCAGCAGCCATTCCAGGAGGTGACGAAAGTTGGCTTATTTCCTTTCTTCGAGCAGGTGGAGCTGTTCGCAGGGCAATTCGCAAACCTTACATTTTGTGAGCTTTTAGATAAATTCCGCGATAACTGCCGTCTTGATGGGTCGTACTTCTTATGTCATCACGAAAGTGTTAAGAAAGTAGCAAACATGTTGGAGAAAGTGCAAGGACTTTCTCTCGAAGATCGATTCAATTTCTGCTTTGCCCCGGTTAATATTAGGGACCCGAAGGCGATGTACCATTTGTTAAGGTTTGCTTCGCACTATAGCCAGAACCGCCCAGTTAGTATAGCGATGGGGATGCCGAAGCATTCTGCCAGGAACGACGCGGAGCTGTTGGATCTTGAGACAAAGCATCAGGTTCTTTCGATGTATCTGTGGCTATCGCATCACTTCAAGGAGGATAATTTTCCTTACGTTGAGAAGGCCGAGACGATGGCAACAAATATTGCCGACTTGCTTGGGAAGTCTCTTGCCAGAGCTTGCTGGAAGCCCGAGTCGAGATCACAGGGGAGGCCGAGGGCTGAAGAAGTTGCGGATGATCATGAGGAGAATGATCACGAGGAGGTAAAACCGGTTGCTAAAGATGGGTATGAAAGGCCGCGATCACTTATGAAGGTGTTTCAAAC GAAAAGACAAGATCAACCTGGCCAGAATCACTCTCCAGTGAACTTTGTAGCGTAA
- the LOC109712211 gene encoding 60S ribosomal protein L34: MVQRLTYRKRHSYATKSNQTRVVKTPGGRLVYQYTNKRASGPKCPVTGKRIQGIPHLRPAQYKRSRLSRNRRTVNRAYGGVLSGKAVRERIIRAFLVEEQKIVKKVLKIQKTKEKQAAKS, translated from the exons atGGTGCAGCGTTTAACCTATCGAAAGCGGCATAGCTATGCCACGAAATCGAACCAAACTAGGGTTGTGAAAACCCCAG GTGGGAGGCTTGTATACCAGTACACGAACAAGAGGGCGAGTGGACCCAAGTGCCCAGTTACTGGAAAGAGAATCCAAGGA ATTCCTCACTTAAGGCCTGCGCAGTACAAAAGGTCCAGATTGTCTAGAAATCGAAGGACTGTTAACCGTGCTTACGGAGGAGTTCTATCCGGAAAAGCGGTTAGAGAAAG GATTATTCGGGCCTTTTTGGTCGAAGAGCAGAAGATTGTGAAGAAGGTTTTGAAAATCCAGAAAACCAAAGAGAAGCAAGCGGCAAAAAGCTAA
- the LOC109712209 gene encoding protein FEZ → MDERSDAEKSDEVLLPGFRFHPTDEELVAFYLKRKVQQKSLSIELIRQLDIYKYDPWDLAKLATTGEKEWYFYCPRDRKYRNSARPNRVTRAGFWKATGTDRPIYSSEGNRCIGLKKSLVFYKGRAARGVKTDWMMHEFRLPSLTDSLPPKRPLDSNISANDSWAICKIFKKTNSSAQRALSHSWIPLLSEPSGSENVLTAAQATKVDQFAPENAKSRAEAAPAIQFSSNSTLQMFSPFEMPTQHPKCFTDMTPVILNSSPIDIGQSQQLNNGLLADLPVEMNGRVANREEEMIARKHFDSRDPISCQSGTHRTIGFPFNLASDLSDEWKSNLSWDSPPCTTEMSTSYGTNECYILN, encoded by the exons ATGGATGAGAGAAGTGATGCAGAAAAGTCCGACGAAGTGTTGTTACCGGGCTTTCGATTTCATCCCACCGATGAAGAGCTCGTCGCGTTTTACTTGAAGAGAAAAGTACAGCAAAAATCTCTGTCCATTGAGCTGATCAGGCAACTGGACATCTACAAGTATGATCCATGGGATCTTGCAA AGCTAGCGACCACCGGGGAGAAAGAATGGTACTTCTACTGTCCGCGGGACCGCAAGTACCGGAACAGCGCGAGGCCGAACAGAGTCACGCGCGCTGGATTCTGGAAAGCCACCGGAACGGATAGGCCGATCTACTCTTCTGAAGGAAACAGGTGCATTGGCTTGAAGAAGTCACTCGTCTTCTACAAAGGAAGAGCCGCGAGGGGGGTCAAAACGGACTGGATGATGCATGAATTCAGGCTCCCTTCGCTTACTGATTCTCTGCCGCCCAAGAGGCCTCTGGACAGCAACATTTCAGCAAAT GACTCCTGGGCTATCTGTAAAATCTTTAAGAAAACAAATTCCTCGGCACAAAGAGCACTATCTCATTCATGGATTCCTTTACTATCCGAGCCTAGTGGATCAGAAAATGTACTTACTGCCGCACAAGCTACAAAGGTCGACCAGTTTGCTCCCGAGAACGCAAAATCCAGAGCAGAAGCCGCACCTGCAATCCAATTCAGCAGCAACAGTACATTGCAGATGTTCTCTCCTTTTGAAATGCCGACACAACATCCGAAGTGCTTTACAGATATGACCCCTGTGATTCTGAACTCATCGCCGATTGACATCGGACAAAGCCAACAGCTAAACAACGGATTGTTGGCGGACTTGCCGGTCGAGATGAACGGAAGAGTAGCCAACAGGGAGGAAGAAATGATCGCAAGGAAGCATTTTGATTCGCGCGACCCGATCAGTTGTCAGTCGGGAACACATCGAACAATCGGCTTCCCCTTCAACTTGGCCTCGGATCTTTCTGATGAGTGGAAATCGAACTTGTCATGGGATTCTCCCCCTTGTACTACCGAGATGTCAACCAGCTACGGAACCAATGAATGTTATATACTCAATTAG